Proteins from a single region of Desulfovibrio sp. JC022:
- a CDS encoding MBL fold metallo-hydrolase: protein MKVCIWGARGSLSATYNAERARAKVKAALEIAVEKGIDSSTDLDRFIDNELPFPVRGSYGTNTPCIQVEGQGDEYIICDCGTGLRDLGNKVMAERMGAPGAHFHIFMSHLHWDHIQGFPFFVPAYIPGNKITFYGGHPGIEKVLRNQQSEPCFPVHFENLAAEFDFIRLKTGQKLEVAEVNIEVKAQYHPGGSFGYRFEKGGKSAVYSTDCEHKSATALADKGFVEFFKEADLLIMDAQYSFAEANSIKEDWGHSNNIIAVELSGMAKVKTLCLFHQEPVLDDFQLQKFLEDTKEFSQLAEFRPEKIIMAQDGLCIDL from the coding sequence ATGAAGGTTTGCATCTGGGGAGCGCGAGGTTCCCTGTCTGCTACATATAATGCCGAAAGGGCCAGAGCTAAAGTTAAGGCAGCATTGGAAATTGCAGTCGAGAAAGGTATTGATTCAAGTACCGATCTTGATCGGTTCATTGACAATGAGCTGCCTTTTCCTGTCCGCGGTTCTTACGGGACCAATACTCCCTGCATTCAGGTTGAAGGACAGGGAGATGAATACATTATTTGTGATTGCGGGACCGGATTGCGCGACTTGGGTAATAAAGTCATGGCCGAACGTATGGGGGCTCCGGGAGCGCATTTTCATATCTTTATGTCCCATTTGCATTGGGATCATATTCAGGGTTTTCCGTTTTTCGTTCCTGCCTACATTCCCGGTAATAAAATCACTTTTTACGGCGGTCATCCCGGTATAGAAAAGGTGTTGCGTAACCAGCAGAGCGAACCCTGCTTCCCGGTTCATTTTGAGAATCTGGCAGCTGAATTTGATTTTATCCGCCTTAAGACCGGGCAGAAGCTGGAAGTTGCCGAGGTTAATATCGAGGTCAAGGCCCAGTATCATCCGGGCGGTTCCTTTGGATATCGTTTTGAAAAAGGCGGCAAATCAGCTGTTTATTCTACCGACTGTGAACACAAAAGTGCTACGGCCCTTGCTGATAAGGGATTCGTCGAATTTTTCAAGGAAGCGGATCTTTTGATCATGGATGCCCAGTACTCCTTTGCGGAGGCTAATTCCATCAAGGAAGACTGGGGACATTCTAACAATATCATTGCTGTGGAACTTTCCGGAATGGCTAAAGTCAAGACGCTTTGCCTCTTTCATCAGGAGCCGGTGCTTGATGATTTTCAGCTTCAGAAATTTCTGGAAGATACAAAGGAATTTTCCCAGCTTGCCGAGTTCAGGCCTGAAAAGATCATTATGGCTCAGGACGGTCTTTGCATCGATTTGTAG
- a CDS encoding ABC transporter substrate-binding protein, whose translation MKQLAICFVAVLFLAGVVFVNVSAAETLRVMLHEGSFPPYYFKEGDVRTGIVKDIFNAFGQETGDTFEFVRCPFNRSQRKFDAGELDIEPMSNPVWRQSAKVLGEFSKPFAVSDSIVLFRADKVIPDVAPKDLLGKTVGVVRGYYYPVYSPYFADGRINSHILENENKLVQLLLADRLDQALMNKDFAFYQIKEQGLNGKLAVSKPYDSLEMMIRFHPSKKDAIPRFNKAIDKLLNDGTIKKIYDQYR comes from the coding sequence ATGAAGCAGTTGGCGATTTGTTTTGTAGCAGTATTATTTTTAGCAGGTGTTGTTTTTGTTAATGTTAGTGCTGCGGAAACCCTTCGTGTTATGCTTCATGAGGGGTCTTTTCCCCCATACTATTTTAAAGAGGGAGACGTCAGAACGGGTATTGTAAAAGATATATTTAATGCCTTTGGTCAAGAGACTGGAGATACTTTTGAATTTGTGCGTTGCCCTTTCAATCGTTCTCAGCGTAAATTTGATGCCGGGGAATTAGATATTGAGCCCATGTCCAATCCTGTATGGCGGCAATCAGCCAAGGTCCTAGGAGAATTCAGCAAGCCGTTTGCTGTCTCGGATTCTATTGTTTTGTTCAGGGCCGATAAAGTTATTCCTGACGTTGCCCCAAAAGATTTGCTTGGCAAGACAGTGGGAGTGGTCCGGGGTTATTACTACCCTGTTTACAGCCCGTATTTTGCTGATGGTCGTATTAATTCCCATATTCTGGAAAATGAGAACAAGCTGGTGCAATTGCTACTTGCTGATCGTTTGGACCAGGCCCTTATGAATAAGGATTTTGCCTTTTACCAGATCAAGGAACAAGGTCTTAACGGCAAGCTGGCAGTCAGCAAACCTTATGATTCACTTGAGATGATGATCCGTTTTCATCCCAGCAAAAAAGATGCGATTCCGAGGTTTAATAAAGCTATAGATAAGCTTTTAAATGACGGGACTATTAAGAAAATTTACGATCAGTATCGTTAA
- a CDS encoding glucokinase produces the protein MGLVLAVDIGGTNSRFAAFESGSGHELVMKETVWLSSVQARSFDHLMEMLAESDFPYMPSDFDVTVIAVAGPVVGGVYCNVTNVDWDVDFRDGYKKYGFRAAVLINDFAAQAYACRTAAVEGCLVVHEAEISPTGTVGVIGAGTGLGHCALVPVPVSELGYVPVPSEAGHISFPCQTAEELDFCKFVMDKRKISYCCGDEVLTGRGLNMLHLYLTGEDLEPRDIAAKMKQGNITLEWYSRFTARCCRNYAISVCATGGLYIAGGIVAKNPFVVEQPVFLEEFLDSSSMGDYLRQIPVFLNDNQESGLYGAALRGVLHI, from the coding sequence ATGGGACTTGTTCTAGCCGTTGATATTGGCGGCACAAACAGCAGATTTGCCGCGTTTGAGTCCGGTTCGGGCCATGAACTGGTCATGAAGGAGACAGTCTGGCTCTCAAGTGTACAGGCTCGCAGTTTTGATCATCTTATGGAAATGCTGGCTGAAAGTGATTTTCCCTACATGCCGTCTGATTTTGATGTCACGGTCATTGCTGTGGCAGGTCCGGTGGTAGGCGGTGTATATTGCAACGTTACCAATGTGGACTGGGATGTGGATTTTAGGGACGGCTATAAGAAATACGGTTTCCGTGCCGCCGTGCTGATCAATGATTTTGCCGCGCAGGCTTATGCCTGCCGCACAGCTGCGGTGGAAGGATGCCTGGTTGTCCATGAGGCTGAAATTTCACCTACCGGAACAGTTGGGGTTATCGGTGCCGGAACCGGGCTGGGGCATTGCGCACTGGTTCCTGTTCCTGTTTCCGAGCTGGGCTATGTTCCTGTTCCGTCGGAAGCAGGTCATATCAGTTTTCCCTGCCAGACTGCTGAAGAGCTGGATTTCTGTAAGTTCGTTATGGATAAGCGTAAGATCAGCTATTGCTGCGGCGATGAGGTCCTGACCGGGCGCGGGCTGAACATGCTTCACCTCTATCTCACCGGGGAAGACCTTGAGCCGCGCGATATTGCAGCAAAAATGAAGCAGGGCAATATAACTCTTGAATGGTATTCCCGGTTTACCGCTCGTTGTTGCCGTAACTACGCTATCAGTGTTTGCGCAACCGGGGGGCTGTATATTGCCGGGGGCATTGTAGCCAAGAATCCCTTTGTGGTTGAGCAACCCGTATTTTTGGAAGAATTTCTCGATTCCAGCTCCATGGGAGATTACTTAAGGCAGATCCCCGTGTTCTTGAATGACAATCAGGAAAGCGGACTTTATGGAGCTGCTTTGAGGGGCGTGCTGCACATTTAA
- a CDS encoding LysE family translocator, translating into MISYEFLLTALVVVLMPGTGVIYTVSNGLFLGKKASLTAAAGCTAGIIPHLTASVLGLSAILHMSALAFQLMKFTGAAYLLYLAWATWRDTGGLSFDKPGENKQIQLWQIAKRGFLINILNPKLSIFFLAFLPLFVPQEASSPTLHMIVLSAVFMAMTLIVFIGYGLCATSVRNQVMSSPSIIRWLQRSFAVIFAALGLKLATAEQ; encoded by the coding sequence ATGATCAGCTACGAATTCCTGCTTACGGCATTAGTGGTGGTACTCATGCCCGGAACAGGTGTAATTTACACTGTTTCAAACGGCTTATTCCTTGGAAAAAAAGCGAGCCTGACTGCGGCTGCGGGCTGCACTGCCGGGATAATCCCCCACCTGACAGCGTCGGTACTGGGTTTATCTGCAATCCTGCATATGAGCGCACTTGCATTTCAATTGATGAAATTTACCGGAGCTGCCTACCTGCTCTACCTTGCATGGGCTACCTGGCGGGACACAGGAGGCTTAAGCTTTGACAAGCCCGGCGAAAATAAACAAATCCAGCTATGGCAGATTGCAAAACGCGGATTTCTCATAAATATTCTCAATCCTAAGCTGTCCATCTTCTTCCTTGCTTTTCTGCCTCTTTTCGTACCGCAGGAAGCAAGTTCCCCCACTCTGCACATGATTGTTTTAAGTGCTGTCTTTATGGCTATGACCTTAATAGTCTTCATAGGCTATGGTCTTTGCGCCACCAGTGTACGTAATCAGGTAATGTCTTCACCAAGCATTATCCGCTGGCTGCAAAGATCATTTGCGGTCATCTTTGCCGCTCTTGGATTAAAGCTGGCAACGGCTGAACAGTAA
- a CDS encoding nucleoside triphosphate pyrophosphatase has product MSIYRTVKPFVLGSGSPRRKDLLGSAGLEFEIKPATCDEPAPYPGQDPEDYAIKMAELKAENVAANNPQAYVLGSDTIVVRDRDILGKPVDRDEAYQMVKSLCGHKHKVISGCALISPEGKKISYAVSTEVEFIDFNEAAVRAYAATGEPDDKAGAYAIQGQGAFLVKGISGSYTNVVGLPLARVIETLVDLGVVVAGDC; this is encoded by the coding sequence ATGAGTATATACAGAACCGTAAAACCATTCGTGCTGGGATCAGGTTCCCCACGCCGCAAAGACCTGCTTGGGTCCGCCGGGCTTGAATTCGAAATCAAGCCCGCAACCTGCGACGAGCCAGCCCCCTACCCCGGTCAGGACCCTGAAGATTATGCAATAAAAATGGCGGAACTCAAGGCTGAAAACGTAGCCGCAAACAATCCTCAAGCATATGTATTAGGCTCGGACACCATAGTAGTCCGTGACCGGGATATTTTAGGCAAACCAGTGGACCGCGATGAAGCATATCAAATGGTCAAATCCCTTTGCGGACATAAACACAAAGTAATCAGCGGCTGTGCTCTCATTTCACCAGAGGGTAAAAAGATCAGCTACGCGGTCTCTACCGAAGTAGAGTTCATAGACTTCAACGAAGCAGCGGTTCGCGCCTACGCCGCCACCGGAGAACCGGATGACAAAGCCGGAGCATATGCCATTCAAGGACAAGGCGCATTTCTAGTCAAAGGGATCAGCGGATCATACACCAATGTAGTCGGATTGCCGCTGGCACGGGTGATTGAGACTTTGGTGGATTTGGGAGTGGTTGTTGCAGGGGATTGCTAA
- a CDS encoding OmpA family protein: MKFDELKCELDLMDFNSGDADTSGLNGWAVPWSDLMMVMFVLFVVLFIYSQSKENIKVIFEGNAQSQVAVDPADGLIEMISFHREAMSSSARVVMTPEDVLYRSDDGAVSMKEEDGELKIVMRGNAFFAPGQNGFEAKTRKYLAEVAEVLKTSKHAIHIIGHTDGSDAAKIGKKNTFELSARRAAQVAEYLINKKTIDPVRIIVSGRGGVAPELPGDMGKVAGNNRRVEIVVINTDVKAQ; the protein is encoded by the coding sequence ATGAAATTCGATGAACTGAAATGTGAACTTGATCTCATGGATTTTAATTCAGGGGATGCGGATACTTCCGGCCTGAACGGCTGGGCGGTCCCGTGGTCCGACCTGATGATGGTTATGTTCGTTCTTTTTGTGGTGTTGTTTATCTACAGCCAGTCAAAAGAGAATATAAAAGTCATTTTTGAGGGCAATGCCCAGTCTCAGGTTGCGGTCGATCCTGCGGACGGACTTATTGAGATGATCTCATTTCATCGTGAAGCCATGTCCAGTTCAGCCAGAGTTGTCATGACTCCTGAAGATGTTCTTTACCGTAGTGATGACGGGGCTGTGAGCATGAAAGAGGAAGATGGTGAACTGAAGATCGTCATGCGCGGCAACGCATTTTTCGCTCCGGGACAAAACGGCTTTGAAGCCAAGACCCGCAAGTACCTTGCAGAGGTTGCCGAGGTTCTCAAGACCAGTAAACACGCAATTCATATAATCGGGCATACCGATGGATCAGATGCTGCCAAGATTGGCAAGAAGAATACTTTTGAGCTTTCCGCAAGGCGCGCCGCTCAGGTCGCTGAATATCTGATTAATAAAAAAACAATCGACCCGGTCCGCATTATAGTCAGCGGACGAGGCGGGGTTGCCCCGGAACTGCCCGGAGATATGGGTAAGGTGGCAGGCAACAACCGCAGGGTAGAGATCGTAGTCATAAATACTGACGTCAAGGCTCAGTAA
- a CDS encoding motility protein A, with protein MNKKNLIGVIVALAVFGASFWLSGGIALYWNGAALAIVLSGLAVAVLLSYPVEQLREAFRVVQDTYSTRLATHEEIVETLLDLSVRSKMDGMLSLEKAGEKTTISFLRNALMLLVDNFEEDEIKDCLKTEMSFFNMRRGESERVFQSMARFAPAFGVAGSVIGLIGLLMGIDNPAMILKHIPVAFISTLYGVIFSNMIFAPMAETVRCRTRNELINQKMILDGVIAIKKEQNPYKLERKLGAFLDADDREEKAEALRNITRKYIKMRRDEKNSKDKILHEVPLVKAKAS; from the coding sequence ATGAATAAGAAGAATTTAATCGGTGTCATCGTCGCCTTAGCTGTTTTCGGAGCCAGTTTCTGGCTCAGCGGTGGAATCGCTCTTTATTGGAACGGGGCCGCCCTTGCCATTGTGCTTTCCGGCCTAGCTGTTGCTGTGTTGCTCAGCTATCCGGTGGAGCAGCTGCGCGAAGCTTTCCGAGTGGTGCAGGATACTTACTCCACCCGCCTTGCCACCCATGAGGAGATTGTCGAGACTTTGTTGGACCTGAGTGTTCGTTCTAAAATGGACGGCATGCTTTCTCTTGAAAAAGCTGGCGAAAAAACAACTATTTCCTTTTTGCGCAATGCACTTATGTTGCTGGTGGATAATTTTGAGGAAGATGAAATCAAGGATTGCCTGAAGACTGAAATGTCATTTTTCAATATGCGTCGCGGTGAATCCGAGCGTGTTTTCCAGTCCATGGCCCGCTTTGCTCCCGCGTTCGGTGTAGCCGGTTCTGTAATCGGGCTGATCGGTCTGCTCATGGGTATCGATAATCCGGCAATGATTCTCAAACATATTCCGGTTGCATTTATTTCCACTCTTTACGGGGTAATTTTCAGCAACATGATTTTCGCGCCCATGGCTGAAACCGTGCGTTGCCGGACCCGCAACGAGCTGATTAATCAGAAAATGATCCTCGACGGTGTTATCGCCATTAAAAAGGAACAGAATCCTTACAAGCTGGAAAGAAAGCTTGGTGCCTTTCTTGATGCGGATGACCGTGAAGAAAAGGCCGAAGCCCTCAGAAATATTACCCGCAAGTATATCAAAATGCGCAGGGATGAGAAGAATTCCAAGGATAAGATTCTGCATGAAGTTCCTTTGGTGAAGGCTAAGGCTTCATAG
- a CDS encoding diguanylate cyclase — protein sequence MRNRLPLHKRIPFKLACVLSSLVFAIIITSEILSYHYVKADVLGKIQNDQILEAKYIAHDIDVKLKARIKFLNFLASSLTPQQLANPELLQKELRQYSSLTNFFKQGITVLRADGSGLIAEFPIMPGRNKLTFYDSEWFLRTQEETGVIISSPFRGRDSGSPIIAMAAAIRDKNGQLIGILATPILLNDPDFLGYAYDQHRQFSDVLIISRADEIFVAANNKNMVLKPTPARGVNKLHDKVMDGFNGVGTTINAFGVEDISAISDVSITNWFVVVRTPSKIAFAPLRDRLQANVAIAFLIVFITSSTIFLVLHTYFLPLENAAREVRIMSTDGLKSLPQKRNDEIGDLIRGFNYLVETVTEKTEDLELVNTKLEKLSQTDGLTKVFNRRYFDKSLEQSWRTHRRSGHPLSLIMLDIDFFKKYNDVYGHLQGDECLKIIAESLNATLKRPTDIFARYGGEEFAAIIANDEEGVKQVAETMRRTIENLKLTHKDSPHEIVTISLGVTTIIPENDTPPEILILQADEALYKSKENGRNRVEVFNNERNA from the coding sequence ATGCGCAATCGCTTACCTCTACACAAACGAATCCCCTTCAAACTCGCTTGTGTGCTCTCAAGTTTGGTCTTTGCAATCATCATAACATCAGAGATTCTCAGCTACCACTACGTAAAGGCTGATGTTCTAGGCAAAATCCAAAATGACCAAATACTTGAAGCCAAATACATTGCTCACGATATTGATGTTAAACTAAAAGCAAGAATTAAATTTTTAAACTTCCTTGCCTCCTCCCTTACCCCGCAACAACTTGCAAACCCGGAATTATTACAAAAAGAACTGCGCCAATACAGCTCCCTGACCAATTTCTTTAAGCAGGGGATTACAGTTTTACGCGCCGATGGCAGCGGCCTGATAGCGGAATTTCCTATAATGCCCGGTCGCAATAAACTGACATTTTATGATTCTGAATGGTTTCTGCGGACACAGGAAGAAACAGGAGTAATTATCAGCAGTCCGTTCAGAGGACGTGACAGCGGCTCCCCCATTATTGCTATGGCCGCAGCCATTCGCGACAAAAACGGTCAACTAATCGGAATCCTAGCCACCCCCATACTTTTGAATGACCCGGATTTTCTAGGCTACGCTTATGACCAACACCGTCAATTTAGTGATGTGCTCATCATTTCCAGAGCAGACGAAATCTTTGTTGCAGCAAACAACAAAAACATGGTCCTAAAGCCTACCCCGGCCCGAGGAGTTAACAAGCTTCACGATAAAGTAATGGATGGATTTAATGGAGTAGGGACAACCATAAATGCTTTCGGGGTCGAAGACATCTCGGCCATATCAGACGTTAGCATCACAAACTGGTTTGTAGTGGTGCGAACCCCTTCAAAAATTGCATTTGCTCCGTTGAGAGACCGTTTACAAGCAAACGTGGCAATTGCCTTTTTAATCGTATTCATAACCTCTTCCACTATTTTTCTGGTCTTGCATACATATTTCCTTCCCCTTGAAAATGCCGCCCGCGAAGTCAGAATAATGAGCACCGACGGCCTTAAGTCTTTACCCCAAAAAAGAAACGACGAAATTGGCGACCTGATCCGGGGTTTCAACTATCTGGTCGAAACAGTGACCGAAAAAACTGAAGATTTGGAACTGGTGAATACAAAACTTGAAAAACTTTCCCAGACCGATGGACTGACAAAAGTTTTCAATAGACGCTACTTTGATAAAAGCCTTGAGCAGAGCTGGCGCACTCATCGCAGAAGCGGCCACCCCTTGTCACTAATCATGCTGGATATTGATTTTTTCAAAAAATACAATGATGTATATGGCCACTTGCAGGGTGATGAATGTCTAAAAATTATTGCCGAATCACTAAATGCAACGCTTAAAAGACCGACTGACATCTTTGCCCGTTACGGGGGAGAAGAGTTTGCGGCCATTATCGCCAACGATGAAGAAGGAGTAAAACAAGTAGCTGAAACAATGCGCCGGACAATCGAAAATTTGAAGCTGACACACAAAGATTCACCGCATGAAATAGTTACCATAAGCCTTGGTGTTACGACTATTATTCCCGAAAATGATACACCACCGGAAATACTGATCTTGCAAGCGGATGAAGCTCTTTACAAGAGTAAGGAGAATGGGCGAAACAGGGTTGAAGTATTCAATAACGAACGGAATGCTTAA
- a CDS encoding DUF2007 domain-containing protein has protein sequence MSKSAFSTIFKSTVAWEVRLLQQKLKSEGITAFVDDENITIAKPYLAHAIGGIGLRVYTEDAERAVAIIRKFQPSKMNPAACRATCPKCGNEVALRLKWPKEILFLAVLLLGIPFVLLTRLGCTKCEYIWWG, from the coding sequence ATGAGCAAATCGGCTTTCAGCACCATCTTCAAAAGTACTGTGGCATGGGAAGTGAGGCTTCTTCAGCAAAAATTGAAATCAGAAGGCATCACCGCTTTTGTTGATGATGAAAACATTACAATCGCCAAACCCTATCTCGCTCATGCAATAGGCGGAATAGGCCTCAGAGTTTACACTGAAGATGCTGAACGAGCAGTTGCCATCATTCGTAAATTTCAGCCGTCTAAAATGAATCCGGCTGCCTGCCGGGCAACCTGCCCCAAATGCGGAAACGAAGTCGCTCTGCGCCTGAAATGGCCTAAAGAAATACTCTTTCTAGCCGTCCTGCTGCTGGGAATTCCATTTGTACTGCTCACCCGTCTAGGCTGCACCAAATGTGAGTATATCTGGTGGGGCTAA